A single Argentina anserina chromosome 7, drPotAnse1.1, whole genome shotgun sequence DNA region contains:
- the LOC126803443 gene encoding mediator of RNA polymerase II transcription subunit 15a-like yields MRQRKIVSTQKQNQSTGLDFLQQQRMLAYQQNDTQQRLHGQNINLSGLHHVQMRQAQIFSTQQQILERQLNSSQEERMQRQQTQVEQYEQQTHQMAGMPASKLLREGEVYQRVQTLRCKYIRELTVVYQRLTYCLQNIDIHNIQKLEVVKSLYQKVEIILKMLNMAEFNITPIMEEQLELLERKIRYTLHRCRHEQPVSALEHEKLSSDVHDRRQFVQPDSRTLQAQTNQVEKKPPLQTKNLESSGQQVAKHTSQSEKNNLSIHLAEARTPLNSITSPSRSSSLAPKVSLPVPVESEKPMSDTPSHFNAGNIEDEQVKGAQEAPTLSTLLLDKSNDDVHSNKSTVDSNELQPIQKLLKVVNSMSYKALGASASYIASVVCRTDRMKMKRPRSTLPIIDAASESGICHMMKRPRLEVNQTLFEEIRAISQRLINTVLDISDQETARSVKTGRGTVVRCSFVGVAISLDLMSSTMFQLQPLRLLVPPSYPLCSPIFLDKLTVQVGYEPEDLSAKVMSKLSRYLRTIEEPLSLGEIANDWDTCAREVLCEHAQQIGGGTFSSKYGTWEDCLTTA; encoded by the exons ATGAGGCAAAGAAAAATTGTCTCCACACAGAAACAGAATCAGTCAACTGGCCTTGACTTTCTGCAGCAACAACGCATGTTAGCATACCAGCAGAATGACACACAACAGCGTTTACATGGGCAGAACATAAATCTTTCAGGTCTGCATCATGTGCAAATGAGGCAAGCACAGATTTTCTCCACACAGCAACAAATTCTTGAGAGGCAGTTGAACTCTTCACAGGAAGAGAGGATGCAAAGGCAGCAAACCCAAGTGGAACAATATGAGCAGCAAACACATCAAATGGCAGGAATGCCAGCTTCCAAATTATTAAGGGAAGGGGAAGTTTACCAAAGGGTCCAAACGCTAAGATGCAAGTATATTAGAGAACTAACAGTTGTCTACCAAAGGCTCACATATTGTCTCCAGAACATAGATATACACAATATCCAAAAACTTGAAGTAGTAAAGAGCTTATATCAGAAAGTCGAGATTATCCTTAAGATGCTAAATATGGCAGAATTCAACATTACACCCATTATGGAGGAGCAGTTGGAACTACTTGAGAGGAAAATCAGGTATACTCTTCACCGATGTAGACATGAACAGCCTGTTTCTGCACTAGAGCATGAGAAACTTTCTTCTGATGTGCACGACAGGCGTCAATTTGTGCAGCCTGATTCTCGGACTCTTCAAGCTCAGACCAATCAAGTTGAAAAGAAGCCACCACTGCAGACG aaaaatcttgaatcttcCGGTCAGCAAGTTGCTAAACATACCTCTCAGAGTGAAAAGAATAATCTCTCAATTCATTTAGCAGAGGCTAGAACTCCTCTGAACTCAATAACCTCACCTTCTAGATCTTCTTCTTTGGCTCCCAAGGTTTCACTACCAGTGCCTGTTGAGTCTGAGAAACCTATGTCAGATACTCCATCCCATTTTAACGCTGGAAATATCGAAGATGAGCAAGTAAAAGGTGCGCAAGAAGCCCCAACATTAAGTACTCTTTTACTTGACAAGTCCAACGATGACGTTCATTCTAATAAGTCCACAGTAGATTCTAACGAGCTGCAGCCTATACAGAAATTGCTTAAGGTGGTAAACTCCATGTCATATAAAGCCTTAGGTGCCTCTGCTTCATACATTGCTTCAGTAGTGTGTAGGACTGATAGGATGAAAATGAAGAGACCGAGAAGTACATTGCCAATTATTGATGCTGCTTCAGAAAGTGGGATCTGTCATATGATGAAAAGGCCTAGGCTTGAGGTTAACCAAACCCTCTTCGAAGAAATTAGAGCAATCAGCCAACGACTAATAAACACTGTGCTAGATATCAGTGACCAAGAGACTGCTCGATCAGTTAAGACTGGTAGAGGAACCGTTGTCAGGTGCTCCTTCGTTGGCGTAGCCATCAGTCTTGATCTGATGTCTTCAACAATGTTTCAACTCCAGCCATTGAGATTGCTTGTGCCTCCAAGTTATCCACTCTGCTCTCCTATATTTCTGGACAAGTTGACAGTGCAAGTTGGATATGAACCGGAAGATCTCTCTGCAAAGGTCATGTCCAAGCTAAGTCGCTATCTCCGGACAATAGAGGAGCCGTTATCTCTTGGGGAGATAGCCAACGATTGGGATACATGTGCCCGAGAGGTTTTATGTGAGCATGCACAACAGATTGGGGGAGGAACCTTCAGTTCCAAGTATGGAACCTGGGAAGATTGCCTCACTACTGCTTAA